The region GATAGAAAGCTGTCGCACGGTACGGGCATGGTTGTGCGTGGGCGAGATGGTTGATGGGTGACGTGGAGAGCCGTGGTCCTCTACTTCTGTGCTGCGCCTTGGAGCTGCTGCGAGGCTGGTCATAGCTAGGAAAAATTTATATTAATGACATTAAATTTATGCCTCATTAAATTAAGTTAGAGCAACTTCAACGGGGCGACCCGAATGGACGGCGATTTCGTccgtttttgtccgtttgggtcggccagcGGATGTGCGCGTCCGCATTTTAAAATGGGTCGGCTTGACCGCCCAACGGGAAGGCCGATCCAAATGTGCCGGCATGAAAAAAACAAGTTTGCACGAAATAAACATAAATAAACACAATTAAACATAAAGTGGCCGGTCAAACGCCGGCCAAATTCCACCTAAATCTAATAAACATTAAATAAAACATTAAAAAAAGTCTGCACCCGCCTGCTGCCGCCCACCATGCTGCCCTAGACGTCGTcgaccttgcccttgcccttgccctcgacgccgccgtcgtcggtgaggtcgatgaagaccgGAGCAGGGCCAGGCCACCCGAACGCCGCTTGGTACGCTGCCAGGGCAGCCTCCTCCAGCGTCTGCTGGGGCGGCGGCATTGCGGCGAgccgcgcgcgctcctcctccttctcctcgagCCGGAGCGCCTCCGCGTCGCGTTGGAGCATGGCGTCATAGCATCTGCTCCTCACCATCGGCCTGCTCCTGGAGGAGCCAGTGCTCCTTCCATCGCTCGAggtgggccgcctcctcctccggcgtggTGGCGAAGTGGATGGGAGGCGCGCTGACCCACTCGCGGTATTGGCCCGTCCATGAGTAGGCCTCCTccggccaagtgggtggaggcggggagTGCTTATGCGACGGCTCCGGCTTGGGCTGGACGGGCGGCGACGGTGGAGGCGTCGGCACGAAGAGCGGGGAGTGGACGGAGTCCCCTGCCGCTGACAGGGCAagggcttgctccagcccatcccaGTGCGCGTCCTCGTCGATGCGGCTAGCCTCCAGCGCGTGCTGCAGGGCCTCCTTGAGGGCGGCTTggtactccgcctccgcctccatgtccTGCGGCTCTACATCCGGGGGCGATGGTGGGAACGACGGCGGGACGGCGTCGACACCCGAGCGCCGTTGCTCCTCGTGTTCGAGggcgaaccaagcctcccagttgggAGAGTCGGCGGCGTACTCTGGCAGCCGACGCTGCTCCGGCGTGAGCAGCGCGCGGCGCCGGCGCACCTCGTCGTCGTGCGCCCGCTGGCTCCGCGGGACCGCCGGCACCGGGATCCGGTTTGGATCCAAATGCCAATGGTGCGGCAGCGTCACgtcgggggaggggaggggctgcctgtactcccagtgccaccgcgcttggtgcaccgggatgtgcaggcGCCGGCGTTCAGGGCGGAAACGCCCCGGCGGTGGAGGGGGAGGGGAAGCTCGGGATGATGAGGCGCCGGgagtgcccttgcccttgcccttgctgcTGCCGAAGAGGCCCATGGCCGCGCTAGGGTTTGCGGTCGCCGGCGAGGAAGCAAAAGGAGTGGTGGGGGGAGGGGGCAGATGTGGACGGGAGAAGTGGATGAGGCCGACCCCGCCGCACGCGTGATTAAAAAAGGACGCGCGCactggctgacgcgtgggcccgctgTCGGTGATCGTCATAAATAAGACGACCGGTGACGGTTGGGTGGCCGCCAGGTGGGGACGCGACAGAACGCATTCCAGGCGCAAATTTGGGCCgtaaatgcgtcggcgcggacgcgacaCGGACCTGAAATgaatttgggtcggcgcgttgggccgccacttttgtccgcgccgatccaaacggacgcgggcggacgaaatgggtcgtcccgttggagttgctcttactctcactatgaccagcctgacCATTTGGCTCTCCAACCGCCGCCACCTGCGTACGGCTCGATGTGGGCCTGCCCAGCCGCTCTGGCAGTCATCATGTTCGGAGGCATCCACCCAAAGCTGACTCGTCTGACTCGGATGGGGGTGGGTCAAGGTAAACAACTTCTGGCTACACTTGCGTCCACCTTCTGGACTTCTGGTGCACTTCGGTGATGTCCGTCTCGTCTTCCCTCTGACTTCTGCCAGCAGCTCCAAGAGATGAGATAGTTCCACGATTGCCTGACTTGAAATTGCCGCGGAGAGCGTTCAGAGATGCCGACAAATCTGATGGATTGAGTACACGCTCGTACTCCCTCCATACcgaaatacttgttgaagaaatgaataaaattgaatgtatctataactaaaatacgttTAGATTCATCcattttctccgacaagtattttcggacggaggaagtatttggCAATCACCGGCTCCTTGATGTTGCACTTTCATTCAGCGATGCAGCCTGGTCTGCTGATCATCCTTTGCAAATGCTGACCATCTTTGATGTGCTTGTCGATGTCATATACTCCCTTCGTATCAAAGTATATGGAGGGAATGTAACATTAGGGAATTGCCTTTCAACAGAATTGAGTTCCAACATATGACGTGGTTGCCCATGTTTTTGGTAagacggtgtttttctctttatttttttttgaTCTCAGACGAATTCTTTAGGCGGCTACAATGCAAATGATATGCGCACACACCATCCATTCAGTAACTTTTCTTCTTGTACGATATGTTTAACCTTTTCATCACAACGGAGCGATGATGCTGTCAGTACTTGACACTGGGGATTGCACTATCGAGCTTATCATGAGTAGTTCCGGGGTCTCCAAGTGGCCGAATtcactttcaaattcttcaacAAATTGGATATGCCTTGGGTTACCCCAATTACGATTCATACTATGGAGCCTCGGCCCCACAAGTTACCCAGAGCTGTGGATCCTTTTGATGGTGGGACGTGCTGAGCTTATATGATAAATTTTGTCAGTTGGCTGCCCCGCAGGTGCATGCGGGTGACACTGTGGTCTTTGGTTGGACCGATGGAAGTTGGATGGCTCTACCATCTCTATGCAGGAATGATTCCCACGGCTACATTCCTTTGCCATTGATGACATGATCACGGTTGAGGATTTTTTTTTCGCACTGCTTGCACTGATTGATAATCTCCACCTACCTCTGTTATTGGAAGCTTACCAGGAGCTCAACCAACTTCAATCCTTACTGCCTCTAGCCAATCTTGATCTGGAAGGCAAGGACATTTGGAGATGGCCATCTAAATCTGGAGAGTTTCAGTCAAGTATCTACTATGAGTTTAAATACTCACACCTGGTGGTATATCCTACATTTAAGGTATCTGGAAATGCTCATGCACTCTTAAGCTTAAGGTGTTTGGATGGCTTCTTTTGATGGACCATTTGAATACCAGGGATATGATGCAACGCCGACACTGGAACATTCAAGATGACACCTGTGTAATGTGCCATATGTCCAGTCATGAGGATCGtgtccatctcttctttgcttgaaaCTTCAGCCAACGTGTTTGGAACTACCTTGGGATTTCTTGGATCACCCAACCAAACCAGTCAACTTATATGATCGCCTCAGCTGCCAGGAGGGACTTTGGCTTCCCTTTCTTCTTCGAAGTGGTTTTCACTGCCACATGGAATGTTTGGACTCAAAGGAATGGAAAGATCTTCAGAAATGAGACACCTAGTTTTAGATATCTTGGAGAAGGAACTTTGTACATGATATTTCTCTTTTAGCTCATAGGATTAAATGTAAATATAGAGATAGTCTTCTCTCTTGGATAGCTTCCCTCCCTTAGGTTCTCTGTAAGTATTTCCTTCTCTCTCTATGTACTTTGTACCTTTGTTGCTTTAAGTTTTAATAAAGAACTGTGAGGTCTTCGAAATAAGATCAATTTTGAATAAGTTTTGACATGTTTTTAAAATTTCGCTATGTTTCAAGTGTTGAAACTTAATAAAAATGAACGATAAAATCAATAAGTTTTAGAACTGAAATTTAAAACCATGTGGGGCTCCAACATTTTTACAAGTTTTAAAAAATTTAGTAAGTTTTAAAATTAGTAAGTTTCAAAAAATCAAATGAAACTTGGTGAAACTTTGCAAAAtgctcaagttttaatatttgaaagttggtaattttttaaaaaattgtcTAAATGTACTCAAAATTGGTCTTATTCAAAAGTACTCATTATAGCGAACATGAATATGCGGCCGACACTTCATTTGGACTTTTGGATTAAAAGATACAATAGATTCATATTTTAAGATAAGAAAAGCATGGGAGGTGGGAGAGGGTGACCCATGCAACTCTTCCAAAATATGGCATGCTTGGACCCCAATGCAGCGATTAAGAGTTAATGACATAACTAGTGACCAATCTTAAAGCAAATGGGTGGCCGCTTGCATGCGTGCCTCCAGACGTGTGTGCCCCTACGTGTTTCCGACACCCCAACATACATCCTGACGGCTCTGGCTCAGCAGATTCAGTGGAAGCATCTTGGCATAACACTGACATGGTACCCATGTGTACCGTAATGATATTGAAGTTTTCTGACATAATCTTGATGCTTTTTATAATGCATTTGGTATGTGCCATATTTTATAGATTTGGACTTCACATAGTATCAACACTAACTCTGCAGTGTAAGAATATGACACCTGTGTCTATCTTCACTTGTATGAGGGTTTTTATGTGACATAGTTTTAATTTAGAGCATATGTTTTCTACATGGAATATGTCCTATCATATATTTTACATGAATTTTGTATGCCTAAGAGGATgtgacatgaacattttttattaagCTCTGCCTTACTTGCATTACTACTAACACCGTGTAGCGCTAAGATAGTGCCCGCGTGTAGTGTAACCAAGTGAAGGTTTGTCGAGCAATTATAACATTACATAAGTTATATGCCATGTATAATTTTTGGATTTATATTTATACCTTGCATGGTATTATGTAACTCGTGTAGCGTCACTTTCACGCCCACGCGTAGCATCACCTATGCACTAGTGATGAAAACGAAGCGGAAAAGAACAGAACTGggtgccgccacatttgttttcgaATTTTTCCCGGAAGCGGAAATGAATACACAGATCCCGAAAACAAATACGAAAATGAATATTACCAAAAACGAAAATGGATCGAATATGACACGAAAATGGAGAAGAAAGCGGAGTGCTCACCGGAACTAAAGACCCCCTTGAACtatagacaaaaacaaggaaaccaATAAAATTCCTCAATTGATAAAATGATTATGAAATATTAAAATATATCATGGCTATATAATAAGGTATCCATTTGTGCATAAATATTGATGGACTTACTTTGTATGTGAAGTAGTGCAGGTCCAGCCATGAAGGGTGTTGCGGCAGTGGAGAGGGGTGTTGCTACGGAGGGATTCGGTACGTCGGAGGGGCATAGAGGATGAAACCATCGGATGGCTGCTTCAGAGGGGTGTAGAGGAAGAAGGCGTCGGATGGCGGCTTCTGTGGGGCATAGAGGGTGGCAGCTTCAGGTGACCACATCGAAACTTTGGCGTGCAGTCTGGCCGGCGGAGATGCAAGGGCAGTGCCACAGCGGCGGCGGCGTGCTAGATTAGGGATTAGGGATTCCGCTCATAAGGGTTTGGAGTGTTTTGATTTATTTTAACGACAACTTAAGCTCGCACGATTGGAGCGATTTCTCTTCTATCTTGGAAATGTTTTATCAATACGCTTATTTTGAAAAGATGATGCTTTTAGTCTGGTTTCTCAATAAAACTCGTGACACGAGAGTGGTTTTCTATGCATAGGATATCCATGCTTACACTTTGAACTTGCGAAGCATTGAAGTGGTTTTTGCAACGATCCAACTTATGCTGATAAGGCTTTGGATCATAAGTTTGAAATTGATCGTTCTTTGACTTTGTACGATATTTAGAGAATATTCTGTTTATTATATTGTATGCTGATACATGTTTAGTCTAAAAGAAACAAAGGAGCATAGTGGGTCCTTTTTTCTTTTGGTGGTACTCATAGTTGGGTCTTTTTCCAACTTAAGTGCGGAAGCTTCTGTTATTTTCCAACAACACTTCTAAACTCGAGATCAACAATTTATGCAGGATTATGACATGTTTTACTTTTTGAACGCATACTTGCACTTGTAGTTTGACCTGGCGAAGCTAATTTTGGAGGAATGTAATCGCTCTTGTATTTTTCCTCACAAGAAGAGTTTTTGCTTGCAGTTTTGGCTCTTGAAGCATTTTCTAGACATATTTATTTACCTGATTTTTTTTTCGGAaagaaggatgacccccggcctctgcatctgggagatgcatatggccattttattgattattcttgagGATATTACAAAATATAACAaaaatatgcctgaatccgccatcttggcagcATCTGCCGCTACTCCTATACAAATGATGAAGGGGTCAAGCTGGGCCACATACCCatacctctcacctaagcctaacatctaaagtcggAGGCCCCGACCGAGCCATCTGCCGGGTATGGGGCTGAAACCGGTCTGACatactcacatgtgtcgtcgccgccatcttccacgggtccatcttcagagcaaattgaggtgacaaccttggtaggtcctccgccatcgacgccaccacgagccAAATGACGACCTTCAcctacgcgagtccatctccaagcaacaGACGTAAATCCATGCTAGAAAAGGGCCGCACCACCGCCGTCAcccaccacccacaagcgccacccaacCCCCAAGGTTaccaaagcggcgccttcaagaaggaaacggcGCCATGAGCGCCACCCAACCCCCAAGGTTaccaaagcggcgccttcaagaaggaaacggcgccatgagcgccgccgccgcccaacagagTTAGGTCTTTCGCCCGGGAGACCTAGGAAAGGTGAAGTGAGGAGATCAGTTCataccgacgcctccaaggagggaaacgCGGCCGGTCATGGCCGACTAGGGATTTCGCCCGAATTAGATCTCCGCCACTAGCAGCACCTCCTGTACAGAACCGACGACCAAGAGAAAGCGCGGCCCGACCAGGCTGACCCACACGCCGAACAGGGGAGGAAGGGAGGCGCCAGATCATGCACACCGACAGCCGCAGAAGCCGCCGGCGGCCGCCAACAACCACTGGATCCCGCCGCTCGCGTGGCCGGGACACCGGATCCACCACCCGCACGGCTGTTAGCCGGCCGTGCCTTGCCAATGGAGCCGCCGCTCCAGATCAGGGGTTCCCCACATAGGAGCAGGGCAAccgaggccccgccgccaccatccttggcgccccgggcttgcccggcggctacctcaggcggcggctagggttgggaggaggaggcggctacgCACGCACGCACGTAGGGTCCCAATTTTTTTACCTGATGCCGGGGTTATTTGTTCTTACACTACCTTGCACAATATTCTGTCACTGAACCAAGACGCTAGGTACAATTGCAATCTTCCCAACATAATTCCCGTTCCTGTTTCTTGACAGACTGGACAACGCTGGGTGGCACCCAAAGATATGAAGTGTTTTCAGTGAGGGTGACAGACCCGGTAAAGATTGAAGCTCTGTGCAGTACGACAATCTCAACACCTTCATATGTTGAAGTTACTTCAGGGCATCTTTCGAGTGGTGAGTGATTGCAGATCTGGACCAGATCGTGAAGGCCACGACCACCCATTGGCTCCAACCCGTGCGGCCACTCGCACCGCAGCAAGGCCGCCTTTTTTTTCTCCGAAAAGAGAAGCCTCCCCGCTGCTTCCGTGGGCTGATGCATTCGCCAATTGGCATCTTCCGGCAATGGCAAGGAAGAGCAGCCGAAGAAGGCCAAGTGGGATTCGGACCTGGACATAGCCCGTCGCTTAAAGGATGATGATGCGGGGGATTTTACCTTCTCGATTAGAACCGCTGAGAAAAGATTAACACCACAGATTAAACATGGTTATCATAACATAGTACGAACGTTCGCCGTGATCTTAGCGAGGAAACAGAGACTTGAAATTTATACATACCTTGCACAATATTCTGTCACTGAATCAATACGCTAGGTGCAACTGCAAGCTTCTCAACATAATTCCCATTCCTGTTTCTTGACTGCCTAGACAACGCTGGGTGGCACCCAAAGATATGAAGTGTTTCCAGTGAGGATGGCAGAGCTGGTAAAGATTGAAGCTCTGTGCAGTATGACAATCTCAGCACCTTCAGATATGCAAGGCTCATAAGGTTCACCGGAAAAGATGTTGCAGTTACTTCAGGGCATCTTTCGACCACCAGATATTTTAGTGAACCAAAATACTGCAATGAGGATAGAGAACAAAGCGACTGGCAGTTGCGAATGCACAACTCAGTGAGCATTGTGCAGAACTTGACTGTTCCCGATACAGGAAGCGATGTTATGTTAGGAAGGTCTATAATCTCCAAAGAGGACAAACAAGGCAGATCCTGGAGAAAGCTTCTTAAAGCCTGGTCAGTAAGACCACACTGAGAGAGCTCAAGCCTTTGCAGAGAAACAAGAGACCCCAGTTGTCCAGAAGCAACAAGCTGTTCAGCCCCACTTATGTTTAACACTGCAATGGACTCTATATTATGTCTGTAGAGTAGTCTATCGAGGACGACAGAACTTGCGCAAACATCCAGCTGGAGCATTTCTGAACTTGAAGACAAGGGCGCAAGCCTCATATATGGTATCAACCTTGTACGTTCGATGGTAACTTCACGAGTAGCTTGGGGTAACAAAGGAATTTGGATCAATTCTGGACAATCAATCAGACTTAAACTTTCAAGGCATGGAAATGAGTTCTTGTCTTCTATGCCAGCCCACTGACGCAACTTTGGGAAATCATCAAATTCAAGGACACTTAGAGATGGAAATGCCACATCACCTGTGCCATAAAACTCTTGTCCAATCTGGTCAATTGCACACAGCTCCTTCATGTGTAAATATCTGAGTGATCCCAAATTTCCCAATGGAGGAAGAATGCATAAACTCCTGCAATTGATAAGGTGCAAGGAACGCAGTTGTTGCAACGGCTCTAGCCAGCTGGGAGCTTTGGTGCCACAATATCTTCTAATATGAAGTACCTTGATGTCTTGGTGAGGCTGCAGACCTTCAAGTACCTTTGCATCAGCACAAGGGGAGCTATTTCTACTAGCGGAGCTCCATTCCAAATTCAGAGAATTAAGATGAAGTTTCTTATTCAACTCAGCTTTGCAGGCTTCTTCATAGCTTGAAACATTTTGTAGACCTTTTATTTTTAGTAGCCCACGAAGACCATTGATGTTCTTCAGCTCTTCTAGTTTATGTCCTTCCCTCTTCTCAATGCGGAGCTCAAGTGATCCCTGCATGTTTGTCAGCTGGCCAATGCCTACAAATCCTGCAGTATACTTTATTTCAACCATAAGATGCCGCAGATTGACCAAGATACTAATGCTCGCAGGAAGCTTCTCAAGGGAACATTTTCCAGTGATGCACAATGTTTGCAGATGCAGAAGCTTGGCAATGGACTCAGATAGTCTTTGGATGGAGCCATGGATAGATAGGTAACGGAGGTGCAGCAATTCATAGATGCAATAAGGCAACTCTTTGGAGTTATAGCCGCTGAGATCAAGAACACGCAAATGCTTTGACTTCTCCAGGATACTTTTTAAATTCACAGCAAAATCCTcctggaaggtgctggaggaggacGTAATTGATGGTCGGATTAACAAGGTGCGCAGCTCCTCTAGCCCACGGAAGCTCGTGAGAGCAGGTAGACTGTGCAAAGTGACCGACAAATGGCGCACTGTTGATGGGATGTCACATTTCATGCCATCTTCAATATGGAAGCAGTCCTCCGCTGCAACAGACTTTGCAAGATCATGCAGTAAACTGTGCATCAAGTAGTatgtcttgggtccaagcttgatttCCTGAAAAAAAGAGCGTGAAAGGAGCAGATCAAAATATTCTCTAGCTATGTCTTCCATCCTTTTGTCAGCGCTGCCTTGCAGTTGAACAAAACCCTCGGCAATCCAAAGACGGGACAAGTGTGCTGGATCAAACTTATAAGCATGTCGAAACAAACTGCAGTATGCAAAGCATCGCTTGAGGTGTGCTGGCAGGTACTTATAGCTCAAGCGCATAGCGGGGGAAACAGTGTTGTCTTGCAGTTCTGTTTCCAAGATATTCATCCAGTGTGACTCACTCCTTGAAGCTCTTAGCACCCCTCCCAGCAACTTGGCAGCCAAAGGTAATCCACTGATTTTTGCAGCAATTTTCCTCCCGACCAGCTCAAGATCTGGATGGACATCCTCGGTATCACTCGGAAAAGCATGTTCCTTAAGCAGGGCCCAGCAGTCGTCACTAGTAAGCGGGTTTACATTGTACATCTGTGATGCACCCAGCATGTGAGGCACGGTGTTGGTGCGAGAAGTCACCAAAACTCTGCTCCCAATATCTGCAGACTGCAGAGGAGTGAACATGTCCAGCCAGGATTCATCCGTGCTGCTACAACAAACATCATCTAGAATAATGAGATACCTTTTGGATGTAACAAACCGATGGAGCTCAGACTGAAGCATCTGAAAATCCAGCATCTTCTCAGCAGACCCATCCCAAGCTGGGTGAGCCAACCTTAAGATCTCTGCAGCAAGCTCCACTTTGCTAGAAACACTGGAAAGGGATACCCAACATGTGACATCAAAATGCAGCCTGACTCTTGCATCATTGGATACCATCTGAGCCAGCGTGGTCTTCCCTATGCCCCCCGGACCAACAATGGAGACAATCCTCTCAGTTGCAGGCTTACCGCACGGCTGGATGAGCATCTGCACGATTTCATTGGCATCCTTGTGGCGCCCAAATACTAGCCCCCTCTGAAGAACTTGCTTGCCCGAATAAGGTGGCGGCGGCAGAGGATTGCCAGCGGCCTTTTCCTTTTCCAGCAGATGGCCAAGCCTGCGAGTTTCTTCATTCACAAGTTTGATGCCCCTCAAGATCTTGTTTGGATTTGAAAACCCGAAAGCAAGCAGGCACCTCAGAGCGGAAAGCAGCTTGAATTGAATCTTGGCGCGCGGGGCTAGGTAGGATAGAAGCATACTGTACTGAATCATGTCCTGAAGTCCATCCACCAAATAGGTGgcgtctctggcttgcttagccagcgCCTTGTCACCGGCACGCGGCGGGTCGGCGTCGGCGGAGATGAACCAGATCTTGAGCATGTGGACCTTGAGCACCTCCAGCTCCGGGAAGGGCGCCTTCCAGCCGCGCCCCCACGCCCGGGAGACGTGGCCGTGCAGGCCGCCGCGCGATTGGATCTCGGTGGCCAGTCCCTCGATGGCCCGAGAAACCGAGCCCACCAGCCGCGGCGCCTCCGCCAGCCTTGCAGGATCCAAACCAACGGGATACGCTGCTTCCTCCATGGGCTTGATCTTGTTGCTCTTTGCTCGGCTTTTACGCGTGAGCTTTGGTTCCAAGATTGGAGTGAAGGGGGAGGGAGCGCTTGCGCTTGTCAGCTCAGCTTATCAAACTCATTATTGATGACGTCACCACCTCACCCACCCGATGTGGGGTAGAGTATGTACTAACTACAGTATCAGTACTG is a window of Triticum dicoccoides isolate Atlit2015 ecotype Zavitan chromosome 2B, WEW_v2.0, whole genome shotgun sequence DNA encoding:
- the LOC119361819 gene encoding putative disease resistance protein RGA3; its protein translation is MEEAAYPVGLDPARLAEAPRLVGSVSRAIEGLATEIQSRGGLHGHVSRAWGRGWKAPFPELEVLKVHMLKIWFISADADPPRAGDKALAKQARDATYLVDGLQDMIQYSMLLSYLAPRAKIQFKLLSALRCLLAFGFSNPNKILRGIKLVNEETRRLGHLLEKEKAAGNPLPPPPYSGKQVLQRGLVFGRHKDANEIVQMLIQPCGKPATERIVSIVGPGGIGKTTLAQMVSNDARVRLHFDVTCWVSLSSVSSKVELAAEILRLAHPAWDGSAEKMLDFQMLQSELHRFVTSKRYLIILDDVCCSSTDESWLDMFTPLQSADIGSRVLVTSRTNTVPHMLGASQMYNVNPLTSDDCWALLKEHAFPSDTEDVHPDLELVGRKIAAKISGLPLAAKLLGGVLRASRSESHWMNILETELQDNTVSPAMRLSYKYLPAHLKRCFAYCSLFRHAYKFDPAHLSRLWIAEGFVQLQGSADKRMEDIAREYFDLLLSRSFFQEIKLGPKTYYLMHSLLHDLAKSVAAEDCFHIEDGMKCDIPSTVRHLSVTLHSLPALTSFRGLEELRTLLIRPSITSSSSTFQEDFAVNLKSILEKSKHLRVLDLSGYNSKELPYCIYELLHLRYLSIHGSIQRLSESIAKLLHLQTLCITGKCSLEKLPASISILVNLRHLMVEIKYTAGFVGIGQLTNMQGSLELRIEKREGHKLEELKNINGLRGLLKIKGLQNVSSYEEACKAELNKKLHLNSLNLEWSSASRNSSPCADAKVLEGLQPHQDIKVLHIRRYCGTKAPSWLEPLQQLRSLHLINCRSLCILPPLGNLGSLRYLHMKELCAIDQIGQEFYGTGDVAFPSLSVLEFDDFPKLRQWAGIEDKNSFPCLESLSLIDCPELIQIPLLPQATREVTIERTRLIPYMRLAPLSSSSEMLQLDVCASSVVLDRLLYRHNIESIAVLNISGAEQLVASGQLGSLVSLQRLELSQCGLTDQALRSFLQDLPCLSSLEIIDLPNITSLPVSGTVKFCTMLTELCIRNCQSLCSLSSLQYFGSLKYLVVERCPEVTATSFPVNLMSLAYLKVLRLSYCTELQSLPALPSSLETLHIFGCHPALSRQSRNRNGNYVEKLAVAPSVLIQ